In one Sporomusa sphaeroides DSM 2875 genomic region, the following are encoded:
- a CDS encoding pro-sigmaK processing inhibitor BofA family protein: protein MPFLPAGLEFNVVVAYAFGIILIYLIGRMFLMPIKLVCKLIYNGLVGGVMLWAVNFVGAYVGFTIGINPITALIAGFLGLPGVVLLILFKIFIN, encoded by the coding sequence ATGCCGTTTTTACCGGCAGGTTTAGAATTTAATGTTGTTGTGGCCTACGCATTTGGGATTATTTTAATATATCTTATTGGCCGTATGTTTTTAATGCCTATAAAGCTGGTATGTAAGCTGATATATAATGGTTTAGTAGGCGGCGTCATGTTATGGGCTGTTAATTTTGTCGGTGCCTATGTCGGATTTACTATCGGCATCAACCCGATTACGGCGCTTATTGCCGGTTTTTTAGGATTGCCGGGAGTTGTTTTATTGATTTTGTTTAAAATATTTATTAATTAG
- a CDS encoding DUF2508 family protein, producing MMAAWQKVLELFHSEPASAKKQISLPEIVDQSRRDWLYAQSCYKTVSDPDLVDYFSFLIKAYERRYVYLLRKARDEGICCPGIISGIQDETTVRKVF from the coding sequence ATGATGGCTGCATGGCAAAAAGTACTGGAACTGTTCCATAGCGAGCCTGCTAGCGCTAAAAAGCAGATCAGCCTGCCGGAAATAGTGGATCAATCGCGACGTGACTGGTTATATGCCCAAAGTTGCTATAAGACAGTAAGTGACCCGGATTTAGTTGACTATTTTTCTTTTCTCATCAAGGCTTATGAGCGCAGATATGTGTATTTGCTTAGAAAAGCACGGGATGAAGGTATCTGCTGCCCGGGTATTATCTCGGGAATTCAGGATGAGACAACTGTACGCAAAGTGTTTTAG
- a CDS encoding DUF2508 family protein, with product MKTKLTNLAKGVLSERVPEAKYPSLMQQLEEARKEWLNAQNYYNNVSDTDLVDYAAYLIQASEKKYNYLLKRARHEGLEYSPFN from the coding sequence ATGAAAACAAAGTTAACCAATTTAGCCAAGGGTGTATTGTCAGAGCGCGTACCGGAGGCTAAATACCCGTCCTTGATGCAGCAGCTTGAGGAAGCGAGAAAAGAATGGCTGAATGCCCAAAACTACTATAACAATGTATCTGATACCGATTTGGTGGATTATGCCGCTTATCTTATTCAAGCCTCCGAAAAAAAATATAATTATCTCTTAAAACGCGCGCGCCATGAAGGCCTTGAGTATTCGCCATTTAACTAA
- the recR gene encoding recombination mediator RecR codes for MAYIAPIARLVEHFRRLPGIGPKSAVRLAYYVIKMDNSQASALAEAIIYAKERVGYCSICFDLTDSDPCQTCRSEGRDQTVVCVVEDPKDVTAMERTREFKGLYHVLHGSLSPLEGIGPDDIRIKELLDRVRLGVQEVIMATNPNVEGEATAMYIAKLLKPLGVKVTRIAHGLPVGGDLEYADEVTLSKALENRREM; via the coding sequence ATGGCCTATATTGCGCCAATTGCCAGGCTGGTGGAGCATTTCCGCCGCCTGCCTGGCATTGGGCCTAAATCTGCGGTTCGCCTTGCCTATTATGTGATTAAAATGGATAATAGTCAGGCATCGGCTTTGGCTGAGGCCATTATTTATGCCAAGGAGCGGGTTGGCTATTGTTCGATCTGTTTTGATTTAACTGATAGCGATCCCTGCCAGACCTGCCGGTCTGAGGGGCGGGATCAAACCGTTGTCTGTGTGGTGGAAGATCCCAAAGACGTGACAGCCATGGAGCGTACCCGTGAATTTAAGGGCCTGTATCATGTATTGCACGGCTCGTTGTCCCCGCTGGAGGGTATTGGCCCTGACGACATCAGGATTAAAGAATTGCTGGACCGGGTCAGGCTGGGAGTGCAGGAAGTTATTATGGCTACCAACCCGAATGTTGAAGGTGAAGCTACGGCTATGTATATTGCCAAATTGCTGAAACCGCTGGGGGTCAAAGTGACTCGCATCGCCCACGGCTTGCCGGTAGGCGGTGACCTGGAATATGCCGATGAGGTGACCTTGTCCAAAGCACTGGAAAACCGGCGAGAAATGTAG
- a CDS encoding YbaB/EbfC family nucleoid-associated protein, translating into MFGNMGNMAGMMKKVQKLQADMGKLQEELKARTIEVSTGGGAVKVVVTGEKKIQSVKIAPSAVDPEDVEMLEDLVAAAVNEAMNKVDDMMSQEMGKLTGGLNLPPGMF; encoded by the coding sequence ATGTTTGGAAATATGGGAAACATGGCAGGAATGATGAAAAAGGTGCAAAAGCTTCAGGCCGATATGGGTAAACTGCAAGAGGAGCTTAAAGCCCGTACTATTGAGGTATCTACCGGTGGCGGGGCAGTAAAAGTAGTGGTTACCGGCGAAAAGAAAATTCAGTCGGTAAAGATCGCACCGTCGGCGGTTGACCCGGAAGATGTGGAAATGCTGGAAGACCTGGTGGCTGCTGCAGTCAATGAGGCTATGAACAAAGTGGATGATATGATGTCCCAGGAAATGGGCAAACTGACCGGCGGTCTCAACCTGCCGCCGGGAATGTTTTAA
- the dnaX gene encoding DNA polymerase III subunit gamma/tau: MAYVALYRKWRPQDFDSLVGQEHISTTLKNAIATGKIAHAYLFSGPRGTGKTSTAKILAKSLNCEHGPSVNPCNHCSNCDKITAGTSMDVFEVDAASNRGIDEIRDLRETVKFAPVDGRYKVYIIDEVHMLTTEAFNALLKTLEEPPAHVVFVLATTEPHKIPATIHSRCQRYDFRRINAREIEERLSMVAEQSGLKAAPDALRLIAIQAEGGMRDALSILDQCAALDDGSVITAAHVRQLLGLIGHEWVWQLTDAVAERDAHSVLVKLDELINLGKDIRQLLVELALHARSLMLYKAAPAIDTIEVYSDDKAVLAAQSAKFSHQELVAVLEVLHHAANEAKWAAEPRIVVEMALITLCRRAAKSDMAALLERVAALEARLAGNPAGAAVSMAKTEAPAAEPPPSVPRVQSPVTPMPPRPQPEPQTPLSPPAPPPANPSVSAPPEPSGGSVGGDLNEIWSAVLKELMTSGKRSVHACVMQGRLTGLTATQATVHFTATFPKERTEKDDYRTIVEKILAHITGHQVKLMCSLGTDTPPAKPAAPKPAVAAAPPDPGMEHPAVKQAQMMFGGKVIKIEE; the protein is encoded by the coding sequence GTGGCTTATGTGGCTTTATACCGCAAATGGCGGCCGCAGGATTTTGATTCCTTAGTCGGTCAGGAGCATATTAGTACTACCTTGAAGAATGCCATTGCCACCGGCAAGATTGCTCATGCCTATCTGTTTTCCGGTCCGCGTGGTACAGGAAAAACCAGTACGGCCAAAATTCTGGCAAAATCACTCAATTGTGAACATGGTCCCAGCGTCAATCCCTGCAACCACTGTTCCAACTGTGATAAAATTACTGCCGGTACTTCCATGGACGTATTTGAAGTGGACGCAGCTTCCAACCGGGGCATTGACGAGATTCGCGATTTGAGGGAAACCGTTAAGTTTGCGCCGGTAGACGGGCGTTATAAGGTGTATATTATCGACGAAGTGCATATGCTGACAACAGAGGCTTTTAACGCCCTCTTAAAAACCCTGGAGGAACCGCCGGCCCATGTGGTATTTGTGCTGGCAACCACCGAACCGCATAAGATTCCGGCCACCATCCATTCGCGCTGCCAGCGTTATGACTTCCGGCGGATTAACGCCAGGGAAATTGAGGAGCGGCTGAGTATGGTGGCAGAACAGAGCGGCCTCAAGGCTGCTCCGGATGCACTCAGGCTTATTGCCATTCAAGCCGAGGGCGGTATGCGGGATGCGCTCAGTATTTTGGACCAATGCGCTGCTTTGGATGACGGCAGCGTGATAACAGCCGCCCATGTGCGCCAGCTATTAGGCTTGATTGGTCATGAGTGGGTGTGGCAGTTAACCGACGCTGTGGCTGAACGGGATGCGCACAGCGTACTGGTGAAACTTGACGAACTTATTAATCTAGGGAAAGATATTCGCCAACTGCTTGTGGAGCTGGCGCTGCATGCCCGGAGTCTGATGCTGTATAAAGCTGCTCCTGCTATAGATACTATTGAAGTATACAGTGATGATAAAGCTGTGCTTGCCGCCCAGAGTGCCAAGTTCAGCCATCAGGAACTGGTAGCCGTGCTGGAAGTGCTGCATCATGCCGCTAATGAAGCAAAATGGGCGGCTGAGCCGCGTATTGTGGTGGAAATGGCGCTGATTACGTTGTGCCGCAGGGCGGCAAAGAGCGATATGGCCGCACTCTTAGAGCGGGTTGCTGCGCTTGAAGCCAGACTTGCCGGCAATCCGGCAGGGGCTGCCGTCAGTATGGCTAAAACGGAGGCTCCCGCAGCGGAACCGCCGCCGTCAGTGCCGCGGGTGCAGTCACCTGTAACACCCATGCCGCCGCGGCCGCAGCCAGAACCGCAAACGCCGCTCAGTCCTCCGGCACCACCGCCAGCCAATCCGTCTGTTTCGGCTCCGCCGGAACCGTCAGGCGGCAGCGTTGGCGGCGATCTGAATGAGATATGGTCGGCTGTGCTCAAAGAACTCATGACCAGCGGCAAGCGGTCGGTACATGCTTGTGTGATGCAAGGACGCTTGACAGGGCTTACCGCTACTCAGGCCACAGTGCACTTTACGGCAACCTTTCCCAAGGAACGCACCGAGAAGGACGATTACCGGACTATTGTGGAAAAAATCCTGGCTCACATTACCGGACATCAGGTAAAATTAATGTGCTCACTGGGGACAGATACGCCGCCGGCCAAACCGGCTGCGCCGAAGCCGGCGGTGGCAGCCGCTCCCCCTGATCCAGGGATGGAGCATCCTGCGGTTAAGCAGGCCCAGATGATGTTTGGTGGCAAAGTAATTAAGATAGAGGAATAA
- a CDS encoding APC family permease, with translation MMREFRRLLIGKPLHNRELAHEKLPKWKALSIFSSDALSSVAYGPEQIMLTLVAVPGIIAYGFMAPVALSILLLLGIVVLSYVQVAKANPGGGGAYSVAKKNLGEMPALVAAGSVFADYVLTAAVSVSAGTAAIVSALPDLAGHEVTLDVMVLFGLLMLVNLRGVRESSNAFVIPTYAFLFGVIALIATGVWKAFTGAPYLLPPESLARQQLDWAMLFVILRAFANGCSSMTGVEAIADSVPMFKQPEARNATVTTYWMAGILSFMFLGITYLVMHYHILPVAEVTAMSQLAEQIFGRSAAYYYIQFTTMLVLYLAANTAYNGLPMLLAIVARDGYLPRYLSTRGERLTFSNGIILLTLAAALLIIAFQGDTEHLISLYAIGVFISFTIAQASMVVHWYRQRGKGWQVRAFLNGLGAAVTGLVVLIITVTKFLYGAWVVLVFIPIMIYIFKAIRGHYNTMSEQLHLPEACYERGAATFPKGKHTVIVPVSSPTRVVYETIKYAKMIGDDILAVHVSDNDELTKKVIEKWKLWDPGVELVVIRSPYRLLMRPLLHFIEKRCREKGPNDYITVIIPEFETRKAWHRLLHNQTGWFLRNTLIWKENVIVTTVPYHLTK, from the coding sequence ATGATGCGCGAATTTCGCCGATTACTTATCGGCAAGCCCCTTCACAACCGGGAATTGGCTCATGAAAAACTTCCCAAGTGGAAAGCCTTATCCATCTTTTCCTCTGATGCGTTATCGTCGGTGGCTTACGGGCCGGAACAAATTATGCTTACCCTGGTGGCTGTTCCGGGTATTATTGCCTATGGCTTTATGGCGCCGGTGGCGCTCTCCATTCTGTTACTGCTGGGCATCGTGGTTTTGTCCTATGTGCAGGTCGCGAAGGCTAATCCCGGCGGGGGCGGGGCCTACTCTGTGGCCAAAAAAAACCTGGGAGAAATGCCGGCGTTGGTGGCTGCCGGTTCGGTATTTGCCGATTATGTGCTGACAGCCGCTGTAAGTGTCTCAGCCGGTACGGCGGCCATTGTTTCCGCTCTGCCTGACCTGGCCGGGCACGAAGTGACCCTGGATGTAATGGTGCTCTTTGGTTTGCTGATGCTGGTGAATCTGCGCGGTGTCCGGGAATCGTCCAATGCCTTTGTTATACCCACCTACGCCTTTTTATTCGGCGTAATTGCTTTAATTGCAACAGGTGTCTGGAAAGCCTTCACCGGCGCACCCTATCTGTTGCCGCCGGAGTCTTTGGCCCGTCAGCAACTGGACTGGGCCATGCTGTTTGTCATCTTACGGGCTTTCGCCAATGGCTGCAGCTCTATGACCGGGGTTGAGGCTATTGCTGACAGTGTGCCGATGTTCAAACAGCCTGAGGCCCGCAACGCAACGGTTACCACCTATTGGATGGCCGGTATCCTGAGCTTTATGTTCCTGGGTATCACCTATCTTGTTATGCACTATCATATCCTGCCTGTTGCCGAAGTAACCGCCATGTCGCAACTGGCTGAGCAAATTTTCGGCCGTTCGGCAGCGTATTACTATATTCAATTCACGACCATGCTGGTATTATATCTGGCCGCCAATACCGCCTACAACGGGTTGCCGATGCTGTTGGCTATTGTCGCCAGAGATGGCTATCTGCCGCGTTATCTGTCAACCCGCGGTGAACGGTTAACCTTTTCTAACGGGATTATCCTGCTCACCCTTGCCGCTGCGTTATTGATTATCGCTTTTCAGGGAGATACCGAGCACCTGATTTCCTTGTATGCTATTGGTGTTTTTATTTCCTTTACCATTGCGCAGGCCAGTATGGTGGTGCACTGGTACCGGCAGCGGGGTAAGGGCTGGCAGGTCCGGGCCTTCCTCAACGGTCTTGGCGCTGCCGTCACCGGTTTGGTGGTTCTGATTATTACGGTAACGAAATTCCTTTATGGAGCCTGGGTTGTGCTTGTTTTCATTCCCATCATGATTTATATATTTAAAGCCATCCGGGGACATTATAATACCATGTCGGAGCAATTGCACCTGCCGGAAGCATGTTATGAAAGAGGTGCGGCCACCTTTCCCAAAGGCAAACACACCGTTATTGTGCCTGTATCCAGTCCCACCCGTGTTGTGTATGAGACCATCAAATATGCCAAAATGATCGGTGATGATATCCTGGCCGTTCATGTATCTGACAATGATGAACTGACCAAAAAGGTTATAGAAAAATGGAAGCTGTGGGACCCTGGTGTGGAATTGGTGGTTATTCGTTCGCCGTACCGGCTGTTAATGCGCCCGCTCTTGCATTTTATTGAAAAAAGATGCCGGGAGAAGGGGCCGAATGATTATATCACCGTCATTATTCCGGAGTTTGAAACCAGGAAAGCATGGCACCGGTTATTGCACAACCAGACCGGCTGGTTTTTGCGCAATACTCTTATTTGGAAAGAAAATGTCATTGTAACCACAGTGCCGTATCATTTGACAAAATAA